In the Pyramidobacter porci genome, GATCGCGCCGAGCACCACCATGAAGCACACGAAGACCGTACTGAAGTTGAGAACCTTGATGAACTCTCCTAGATCGGTAAAAGCGATACCGATGCCGCACATGCACATCAGCGGCTTGGTGAAGAAATCGGCGAGGCGCTTGGCGCCCAGCTTGACTTCCTGAGGAATCACGTTGGCAATATTCAGCACCGCCGAGAAGACGACCATGTAGGCATACATATGGATCGAGACCTTGCCGATGGAAGGCAAAATGCTCTTGGA is a window encoding:
- a CDS encoding 2-hydroxycarboxylate transporter family protein encodes the protein SKSILPSIGKVSIHMYAYMVVFSAVLNIANVIPQEVKLGAKRLADFFTKPLMCMCGIGIAFTDLGEFIKVLNFSTVFVCFMVVLGAIIGAGLVDMLFGFNFVESAMTAGLCMANRGGTGDLQVLGAGKRMNLMSYAQISSRIGGAIILLLASVVFAYFR